A window from Pseudomonadota bacterium encodes these proteins:
- a CDS encoding S-adenosylmethionine:tRNA ribosyltransferase-isomerase: MIIDAQFDVLDDALGHAVAAGYRTHEFGDASLILA; the protein is encoded by the coding sequence TTGATCATCGACGCGCAGTTCGACGTTCTCGACGACGCGCTTGGCCATGCCGTTGCCGCCGGCTACCGAACCCACGAGTTCGGCGACGCGAGCCTGATCCTGGCCTAG